Proteins encoded by one window of Bactrocera dorsalis isolate Fly_Bdor unplaced genomic scaffold, ASM2337382v1 BdCtg080, whole genome shotgun sequence:
- the LOC105230254 gene encoding protein mini spindles isoform X5: MKFLGLIKKMVVDSNVVAQEKGLEAALIFVENCSQAGKTVGDVMAGIVQKCIAAPKAKTKDLAVQVTLMYIEIEKHEAVVEELVKGMEHKNPKIVAACVAATTLALRDFGNKVVSVKPLIKKLAPLMSDRDKTVRDEGKQLAVEIYRWIGAAMKPQITTLPQVTLKELEDEFDKLKGEKAEPSRYLKSQQEKQQQISAAAAEQEEAGDDEDGEGEECIDPMDLIDPVDILSKMPKDFYEKLEEKKWTLRKESLEALEKLLTENPKLESGEYGVLVNTLKKVITKDSNVVLVAMAGKSLAMLANGLGKRFGTYAMACVPSLLEKFKEKKANVVAALRESMDAIYPSTNLEAMQECIVESLGNKNPSVKSETAFFLARAFARTQPTAINKKLLKLLVTTLIKTLNEPDPTVRDASAEALGTLLKLMGEKSVGPFLVEVDALKMAKIKECQEKAEIKVKVVGVKKERPATAPASKTSVAAASSAGNVASGASSRSGSTEPKPVSRPATAGNKKPVTKRAVGGGGAGGGAPLAKSASSAKVLTTEREMSLEEVQAKAEELLPADVLAGLIDSNWKNRLAACENVLQIIGDFDAKQSGVSQVLVRTISARKPGLKEMNFQVLKHKLDIIRIVAETYPLTTITIDLVVNEVTEKLADIKNGSTAADVLTAFAEATKLEHIVGRVLTFAFEQKSPKVQSEALNWVSKAILEFGFQIQPKLLLDDVRKAVQSTNPTVRSAAIGLLGTMSMYMGSTLMMFFESEKPALKSQIQTEMDKNAGEKPPKPVRGVKKTAASASSAAGSGYADDDAGDDDEPQEQVNLADMLPRIDIAPQITETLLKEMSDKDWKTRNEGLNKLQTIISEARLIKPTIGDLAPALALRLVDSNAKIAQTAMSICEQLANAMGSSCKSHVRTLFPGFLHALGDNKAAVRAAALNCINSFGEKGGYKEFFESEMIADALKTGSPALKSELWGWLAERLPQMPPKSIPKEELTSMVPHLYAHICDRNVDVRKNANEAVLGIMIHLGFENMVKALDKQKPASKKDIQAALDKARPNLPVKPLPKGKQQAPIEEPAKKTVRGGGAQKNAATKGGAAGAADKTGGSSRKKDEDVDTSPLLAVNNSKNQRLIDEQKMRVLKWTFTTPREEFIELLREQMTTANVNKGLMANMFHDDFRYHLKVIEALNEDLPNNSKALVCNLDLILKWLSLRFYDTNPSVLLKGLEYLNQVFQTLVEMEYILAENEGSAFIPHLLLKLGDPKDAVRVGVRSLLRQILLVYPYTKVFAYVMDGLKSKNARQRTECLDELGYLIENYGLTVCQPSQQVALKEIARHISDRDNSVRNAALNSVVQAYFLAGEKVYKLIGQLNEKDLSMLDERIKRAKKTRKPTTVAADTTTAVGAGGAGGVGGGAKSGAQVVQQDSIEIEEPTTNGDYDELPPPDEQPMPAARTFDQPASTQYLYQQPKTSGPFGLDPDVIAEIEKGWVRVDQMQLVVLPPVDVSLLHEPIKVIPTRDNVKYPEEKFQQLISRSHYMQQGVLSTPPSASAIATGGGCASPYMSPQQHIHHQQQLNATGYGGGGLGCGSSGSMHTTANLVDVLPKHDPQLIKMIKSISSVDTLKARAAISELAEIIDSPEKQAVLRDYEEIFIQNVLAQFKNLSQVPITESLVVYQPLLSILYSFFHSKTLGKTLSVACIKNLMSALLNLMADQKLNTGDDGQYNKVINGICLKVLDKANFTNLNCALIRLLRETCPVAGLPKFTDLLMKCIWRNVKMLPERTNELNYDAVILEVHEFMLALPSSWWQTRPSDTPLRTVKTIIHNMAKVKGNAILNHLNQIPTHSELHTYLIKILKNLAKEGHIPSASPQRSASAKDMHGKRISNQTHETMSQIFKLISDKETKQQGLLKLYEFKVQNSEIDLTTFLKGASPSFQKYIEDGLADIERAVAQSGGAGDGLQRAQNGDNRVASSRYSYLTDANFQYQTTTASGLGNSSGGSAGGAKTADPDFWMDRLNHLISKANLGRNADGMSGTHTMLVDNKEADENLNLNSVNAQQKMSSLIRRDKPELSQNRLQHLQAKLAAFKKENHA, encoded by the exons ATGAAATTTCTGGGTCTCATTAAGAAGATGGTCGTCGATTCAAATGTGGTCGCACAGGAGAAAGGTCTCGAAGCGGCGTTAATATTCGTGGAGAATTGCAGTCAAGCTGGCAAAACGGTGGGTGATGTCATGGCCGGCATTGTGCAAAAATGCATTGCCGCACCGAAAGCCAAAACCAAAGATTTGGCTGTGCAAGTGACGCTCATGTATATTGAGATCGAAAAACATGAGGCCGTCGTTGAGGAACTCGTCAAGGGTATGGAacataaaaatccaaaaattgttGCCGCTTGTGTTGCGGCCACAACATTGGCGCTGCGCGATTTCGGCAACAAAGTAGTGAGCGTAAAGCCGCTAATTAAGAAACTAGCACCGCTAATGAGCGATCGTGACAAAACCGTGCGCGACGAGGGCAAACAACTGGCCGTCGAAATATATCG CTGGATTGGCGCCGCAATGAAACCACAAATCACAACATTACCGCAGGTCACACTTAAAGAACTCGAAGATGAATTCGACAAACTCAAGGGAGAAAAGGCTGAACCGTCAAG ATATTTGAAGTCACAACAAGAGAAACAACAGCAAATCTCGGCTGCTGCTGCCGAGCAAGAGGAAGCAGGAGAtg aTGAAGATGGTGAGGGTGAAGAATGCATTGATCCAATGGACCTCATCGATCCTGTTGATATACTCTCCAAGATGCCTAAAGATTTCTATGAAAAGTTGGAGGAGAAGAAATGGACTTTGCGTAAGGAGTCATTGGAAGCGCTCGAAAAACTTTTGACCGAGAATCCCAAATTGGAAAGTGGCGAGTACGGAGTGCTGGTGAACACACTCAAAAAGGTTATCACGAAGGATAGCAATGTTGTTTTGGTGGCAATGGCCGGCAAGAGTTTAGCGATGTTAGCCAATGGATTGGGCAAACGTTTCGGAACTTATGCTATG GCCTGCGTTCCGTCGCTCTTGGAAAAGTTCAAAGAGAAGAAAGCCAACGTTGTCGCCGCGCTACGTGAATCCATGGATGCGATCTATCCCTCCACGAATCTGGAAGCGATGCAGGAATGCATTGTAGAATCGTTGGGAAATAAAAATCCTAGCGTTAAATCTGAAACGGCTTTCTTCCTAGCACGTGCCTTTGCACGCACGCAACCAACCGCAATCAACAAGAAACTACTAAAATTGCTTGTTACCACACTGATTAAGACACTAAATGAACCTGATCCTACAGTACGTGACGCCTCAGCCGAAGCACTGGGCACACTGCTTAAGCTGATGGGTGAGAAGTCCGTTGGGCCTTTCTTAGTAGAGGTGGATGCGCTGAAGATGGCCAAAATCAAAGAATGTCAGGAGAAGGCTGAGATTAAAGTGAAGGTGGTGGGCGTAAAAAAGGAGCGTCCCGCTACAGCGCCTGCATCGAAAACTTCAGTGGCAGCCGCCTCGTCAGCTGGCAATGTGGCTTCCGGGGCATCTTCGCGTAGCGGCTCTACCGAACCGAAACCAGTGTCACGGCCCGCCACTGCAGGCAACAAAAAACCAGTAACCAAACGCGCTGTGGGAGGTGGCGGTGCAGGTGGTGGCGCACCTCTTGCCAAATCCGCCAGTAGCGCTAAAGTGCTGACCACTGAACGTGAAATGTCACTAGAGGAAGTTCAAGCTAAAGCTGAGGAATTGTTACCGGCCGATGTGCTAGCCGGTTTGATTGACTCGAACTGGAAGAACCGTTTGGCAGCGTGCGAGAATGTATTGCAAATTATTGGCGATTTCGACGCTAAGCAATCGGGTGTATCACAGGTACTCGTGCGTACGATTAGCGCACGTAAACCGGGCTTGAAG GAGATGAACTTCCAAGTGCTAAAGCATAAACTTGACATAATACGCATTGTGGCCGAAACCTATCCTCTAACAACAATCACTATCGATTTGGTTGTTAATGAAGTGACAGAGAAATTGGCTGACATTAAAAATGGCTCCACCGCGGCTGATGTCTTGACCGCCTTTGCTGAAGCTACCAAACTGGAGCATATAGTTGGACGTGTACTCACATTCGCCTTCGAGCAGAAATCGCCGAAAGTACAGTCCGAAGCCTTGAATTGGGTGAGCAAAGCCATACTGGAGTTTGGTTTTCAAATACAACCCAAATTGCTGCTGGATGACGTACGTAAGGCGGTGCAAAGCACAAATCCTACAGTCCGCAGTGCCGCTATCGGTCTACTCGGCACGATGTCTATGTACATGGGTAGCACGCTAATGATGTTCTTCGAAAGTGAGAAACCTGCATTGAAGTCACAAATACAAACCGAGATGGACAAAAATGCTGGTGAAAAGCCACCGAAACCAGTGCGTGGCGTTAAGAAGACGGCTGCCAGCGCCAGCAGTGCCGCAGGCTCCGGTTATGCGGACGATGACGCAGGCGATGATGATGAGCCGCAAGAGCAAGTAAATTTGGCTGATATGTTACCACGCATCGATATTGCACCACAAATCACGGAGACACTGCTGAAAGAGATGTCCGACAAAGACTGGAAGACACGTAATGAGGGTCTCAATAAACTACAAACTATTATAAGCGAAGCTAGGTTGATTAAACCAACAATTGGTGATTTAGCCCCAGCACTGGCGTTACGCCTTGTCGACTCGAATGCAAAGATCGCACAAACCGCCATGTCCATCTGTGAACAGCTCGCGAATGCCATGGGTTCGAGTTGTAAGAGTCATGTGCGCACACTTTTCCCCGGTTTCTTACATGCACTCGGCGATAATAAGGCCGCCGTACGTGCAGCCGCCTTGAATTGCATCAATAGTTTTGGCGAAAAAGGTGGCTACAAAGAATTCTTCGAAAGTGAAATGATTGCCGATGCGCTAAAAACCGGCTCACCGGCTCTTAAATCTGAACTGTGGGGTTGGCTAGCCGAGCGTTTGCCACAAATGCCTCCCAAATCCATACCTAAAGAAGAGTTAACCTCGATGGTACCGCATTTGTATGCACATATCTGTGATCGCAATGTGGATGTGCGCAAGAATGCCAATGAGGCGGTGTTAGGCATAATGATACATTTAGGTTTCGAGAATATGGTAAAAGCGTTGGATAAACAGAAACCGGCATCTAAAAAAGATATACAAGCAGCATTAGATAAGGCACGTCCAAATTTGCCGGTGAAACCGTTACCTAAGGGCAAACAGCAGGCACCGATTGAAGAGCCGGCAAAGAAGACAGTACGCGGCGGTGGCGCACAGAAAAATGCTGCTACCAAGGGTGGCGCAGCAGGTGCGGCGGATAAGACTGGCGGTTCGTCGCGTAAGAAAGACGAAGACGTCGACACGTCACCACTATTGGCGGTGAATAATTCTAAAAATCAACGTTTGATTGACGAGCAGAAAATGCGGGTATTGAAGTGGACCTTCACAACGCCACGAGAGGAATTTATCGAGCTGCTGCGCGAGCAAATGACGACGGCCAATGTTAACAAAGGACTAATGGCCAACATGTTTCACGACGACTTTAG GTATCATTTGAAAGTTATCGAGGCTTTGAACGAAGATTTGCCTAACAACAGCAAAGCATTAGTCTGTAATCTGGATTTAATACTGAAATGGCTTTCACTGCGTTTTTACGATACAAATCCTTCAGTTTTGCTGAAGGGCCTCGAGTATCTTAATCAAGTTTTCCAGACATTGGTCGAAATGGAGTATATACTGGCAGAGAATGAGGGCAGCGCATTCATACCACATTTGCTCCTGAAG CTCGGCGATCCCAAAGACGCTGTACGCGTTGGTGTACGCTCCCTGCTACGCCAAATCTTGCTCGTCTATCCCTACACAAAAGTATTTGCCTACGTTATGGATGGCCTCAAGTCTAAGAACGCACGTCAGCGTACCGAATGCTTGGATGAGCTCGGCTATTTGATTGAAAACTATGGGCTAACCGTGTGCCAGCCATCGCAACAGGTGGCATTGAAAGAGATAGCACGACACATTTCCGATCGTGATAATTCGGTGCGTAACGCAGCATTGAATTCAGTTGTACAAGCATATTTCTTAGCTGGCGAAAAGGtatacaaactgattggacaaCTAAATGAAAAAGACCTGTCCATGTTGGATGAACGCATAAAGCGCGCCAAAAAGACGCGCAAGCCCACAACAGTTGCAGCAGATACGACGACAGCAGTGGGAGCCGGCGGTGCAGGTGGCGTCGGTGGTGGTGCTAAATCGGGCGCACAGGTGGTGCAGCAGGATAGCATTGAAATCGAGGAGCCCACAACAAATGGCGACTACGATGAGCTACCGCCGCCCGACGAGCAGCCAATGCCGGCAGCAAG GACATTCGATCAGCCCGCATCAACCCAGTATTTATATCAACAGCCCAAAACGAGTGGTCCCTTTGGTTTGGATCCCGATGTAATAGCGGAAATCGAAAAAGGTTGGGTACGCGTCGATCAAATGCAGCTGGTGGTGCTGCCACCAGTCGATGTGTCACTACTGCATGAGCCCATCAAAGTAATACCGACACGTGACAATGTAAAATATCCAGAGGAGAAATTCCAGCAATTAATTTCGCGCTCGCATTATATGCAACAAGGTGTGCTTAGTACACCGCCGTCAGCGTCAGCGATTGCAACCGGTGGCGGTTGTGCATCGCCGTACATGAGCCCTCAGCAGCATATTCATCACCAACAGCAGCTGAATGCAACTGGTTATGGTGGCGGTGGGCTCGGTTGTGGCAGTAGTGGCAGTATGCATACAACGGCTAA CCTTGTTGATGTCCTCCCCAAGCATGATCCTCAACTAATCAAAATGATCAAGTCAATAAGTAGCGTGGATACGCTTAAAGCACGCGCTGCCATCAGTGAACTTGCCGAGATTATCGACTCACCAGAAAAGCAGGCTGTGCTCCGCGACTATGAggaaattttcatacaaaatgtatTGGCACAGTTCAAA AATCTTTCGCAGGTGCCGATCACCGAGTCTTTGGTTGTATACCAACCGCTACTATCCATACTCTACTCGTTTTTCCACTCCAAAACGTTGGGTAAAACGCTGAGTGTTGCCTGCATCAAGAATTTAATGTCAGCGCTGCTAAATCTCATGGCCGATCAGAAGCTGAATACCGGCGATGATGGCCAATATAATAAAGTTATCAACGGCATTTGCTTGAAGGTGTTGGATAAAGCGAACTTCACGAATTTAAACTG CGCATTAATACGTCTGTTGCGCGAAACCTGCCCGGTAGCTGGTTTGCCGAAATTCACTGATCTGCTGATGAAATGTATTTggcgaaatgtgaaaatgttaCCCGAACGCACCAATGAACTGAATTATGATGCCGTTATATTGGAAGTGCACGAATTTATGTTGGCTTTGCCCAGCAGCTGGTGGCAAACTCGTCCATCCGATACACCCTTGCGCACGGTCAAGACGATTATTCACAATATGGCCAAGGTGAAAGGCAATGCCATATTGAATCATCTCAATCAGATACCTACGCACTCAGAGCTACATACCTActtgataaaaatattgaag AATTTGGCTAAGGAGGGTCACATACCGAGCGCCTCACCCCAACGTTCCGCCTCGGCTAAAGATATGCATGGCAAACGCATCTCCAATCAAACGCATGAGACAATGTCACAGATTTTCAAACTAATCTCAGATAAGGAAACAAAACAACAAGGACTGCTGAAACTATACGAGTTTAAG GTACAAAATTCCGAAATTGACTTGACAACGTTCCTCAAAGGTGCCAGTCCCAGCTTCCAGAAGTACATTGAAGATGGTTTGGCCGACATCGAACGCGCTGTAGCACAGTCCGGTGGTGCGGGCGACGGCCTACAGCGTGCACAAAATGGTGATAATCGCGTAG CCTCATCACGTTATTCTTATCTGACAGATGCCAATTTCCAGTACCAAACAACAACGGCTAGCGGTTTGGGCAACAGTAGTGGTGGCAGCGCGGGCGGTGCCAAGACAGCGGATCCGGACTTTTGGATGGATCGCTTGAATCACCTCATCTCGAAGGCGAATCTCGGTCGCAACGCGGATGGCATGAGCGGCACGCACACAATGCTCGTGGACAATAAAGAGGCAGATGAAAATCTCAATTTGAACTCAGTGAATGCGCAGCAAAAGATGTCTTCGCTCATACGAAGAGAT AAGCCTGAATTATCGCAGAATCGCCTGCAGCACCTACAAGCAAAACTGGCAGCGTTCAAGAAGGAAAACCATGCATAG